Sequence from the candidate division WOR-3 bacterium genome:
AGCTCTTCCTGCTTTGCTGCGATCTCCCCCATGGTTTTGTTGATCTCAGCTTCAATGTTATAAAGCTGCTGTTGAATAAACTCTTGGTGCTCAAGGGTTTGCGATTCGCGGCTGGTCGGGCTCTGCCGAATTAACTGGTTAGCCAGCTCATTGGCAACCGCCTGGGCCCGTTCAGGGCTGGTATCTGTAACTACGATTTCAATAAGCTGGCTATTTGGCACCGCAGAAGCATAATAATCTGGTAACCAGGTCAAACCCAAAGCAGCCATGGTGGCATTACGCACTGGCTCCCGCCGGGCATAGTCCGCATAGAATGTGGCCAACTGCTGCCCTAACCAAAAATCTGAACTCGTAGGGTTGGGAACAAAAACAGATCGACCGATCACCAGGGTTGTACGCGCCTGGTAAATGGGAGGCTGCTGGCGGGTCACCAAATAACTTGATATCGCCGCCATAAGCGAGGCGACTACTAATAACCACCACCATTGTCGCCAGATGAGGACTTGGACAAGAGGAATCAACCCTGATAACAAAAGGTGCGCTGGCATAAACATCCTCACCGATCAGGATAGTATCAAAGGTGGTGCTGGCACTCACGATGGTAAGGTATTGGTCATCGCTTGACAGAACCGCCTCAACACCTATCGCCGGAGCACTACCAATGTTGCGAAGCCCCAAAACCAGTTCAAAACTGCCACCTGGCATTGGCAGGACTGGCTGATAACCAACAAACTCCAATGCTGGGGTTGGTATCACCGCGGTCATCGCCCCTTGATAAATCTCCCGAGTAGAGTTGTTTTGAACAAAAACCACCAACTCGCAGTTCTTCGCCACCCAGTTAGAACTGATAGTAAATTCGCGGGTTCTCACAACCGAATCACCGGCAGGAATGGTTATCGCCTCGCCACCGGCATTGGGCAACATCGTCCTTTCCACATCGTGGAGGCTATCCATTCCCTGCCAGGGGTAATAGATGTGGCTCTCAATCAGAACGGTGTGTAACTGCCCGCTCACCGATGAACCGCTCACATTACGGACAACAATTGTGAGGGTACCACTTCTTGAGACCGAGTCGTAAGTGACATCGAGGTGAATATCCAGTGGACTGGGAACGCTCTTGCGTGAATCAAACACCTGCCGGTAAGCCGGATACATCGTTCCGTAGTGAAGCCCGCCAACTATCCTGTTACTGCCGTCAAAAATCATCGTCGGATAACCACTCACACTGTAATAACTCATCCGGGTAGCAGCGGTGGTAGTGTAGAACGGGTCACTGGATGAGGAGTGGTAGGCAATCACCACCACCGAGTCAAACGCCCGGAACTTCAGCTCTTCTGCCCCTCTTGCTGCACCCGGGCAATAGGTGCACCAGGTGGCGGTGAAGTCCTCCATTACCATCACCCGTTGAGTCGCCCCGAGTGCCAGAGGTAACATCAGGGCTGCGATTATATACATCTTCCTCATCCTTTACTCCTTTCTTTTTAGATCCTAAACCAGTCCCATACAGGACAAGCATATCTGGACACTGAAGTAATAGATTCGCGACCAGTTGCCCAGAAGCGAACCTATTACCAAGGCACCGATACTGATAATAACTAAAAACAAAAATAAAATACGCCGCAACACAGGGAATGATTGTAAAGTGCTAAAAGAGATTAATCTCGGGATTGGGTAGGCTGGTGGACGAGACAAACTGTCTCGGTGCTGGTGAGTCATCTCCGCCACCTCCCACCCAAACGCAGAAGGAAAAGGAATGTGCTCATAAAATTTCCTCCCTGAGGCTCAATGCTGCACCTAAGGCGCCAACAATCTGCGGCTCAGCCGGCACCAAAAGTTTTGTCTTTAACCTCTGCTCAAGGAGTGTCTTAATGCAGGGGTTGCGGGCAACACCACCACAAAGCACCACCGGCTTCTCAATTCCGACCCTGCCTGCGAGTGCTAAAAGCCGGTTCACAATCGACTCATGCAGACCAAGAGCAATTGAGTCTTTGTCAACCCCTTTGGCAATGAGCGATACCACCTCAGACTCGGAAAAGACTGTGCACATCGAGTTTATTACTGCCGCCCGATCGGCCCTGAGCGCAGCAAGACCAAACTCACCCAAGGTGTAGCCCAGGGTTGTTGCCATCACCTCAAGAAACCTGCCAGTTCCTGCTGCACACCTGTCGTTCATCTCAAAGTTAACCTGCCTGCCATTTTCCAGCCGGATGACCTTTGAGTCCTGACCGCCAATGTCAATCACGGTCCGGCAATCAGGAAAGAGGTGCTGCGCACCTAAGGCATGTGCCCGGATTTCGGTTATCACCGGGGTACCGAGCCGCTCCCGCAAAAGATGCCGACCATAACCGGTGGCAACCAGCCGGTCAAACCGCCTTCCCTGGAGAAGTTCCTGTGCCCGCAAAAGCGGCTCGGTCCCGGTGTCAACAATCCGAAAATCAACCACCTTGCCATCATCAACAACCACCAGTTTGGTTGTTCTTGAGCCCAGGTCAATCCCGCCGGTCCTGATTCCCCCTCCTATGCCAACTGTTCAATAAAAGCCTCAATCCTGGTGCGCAACTGCTCGGTATCCTCTTCGGAATAGTCGGTAACAACCTTCAAAGCCGGAACCCCGATTCCCTTGAGCGCCGCCTCCACCCTCATCGCCTCAATGTTATAACCATGACAGGTCTGCAACACATACTGCACCACACCCTTGACATTGAACTCCTGAGCGCGCCTGACAATCGCATCAATCCGCTCCTGATTCGGGGTAAAGCAGGCGCAGGAGATTTTGAAATACCTCTCGGCAATTGCGGTAATCTGACCATCAAGGTCTTGCGCGGTCTCATCAACCAGATGCTCAAAATAGCGTGAGCCGGTGCAACTCTCATCCCAGACAATCACCCCGCCCGATCTCTCAACAAGCGCATGCACCTTCCAGTTGCCCATCACCGCCGGACAGCCCGCCATCATTATCCGCTTTGCACCGGGTGCCACTGAAATACCATTTTTAATCCGCTCCCTTAACTCCTGATTCAACCTTTTAACCGCCTCCGTGAACCTGACCGGTTCATCATTGAGCGCCGCCTGCATCACCACCAGTGCATCAACTCCGCTGATGGGCACAACCTCTGCCTGCCGCAACTGGGCAAGTTCCTGCAAAGCCCTGCGCTTTGCGTTCATTATCCTTATCGTCTCCGCCAGCCTCCCCGAATCAACCTTTGTCCCAGAAAGGTCCTCCAATTTCCTTCTGAAATCATCAACCGCCTCTCGCCACAAATCAAAGTCCAGTTTCTCCTTTTTCTGCGGCACCTCCATCACATGAAAGTTCACCTTACCGGCAAGAATCTCCCAGGTCTTCTTCTTCGCATCGCAGGTGGTCTCACCCACCGCCAGACTTTTAATCGGCGCATAAGGGCAGGTCTTGGAAAACGCCAGACCGAGCGTTGACTTCACCAAGGGGCAGATGTCACGGGGAAACATCCTCTCCGCATAAGGTATTGACGCCTGAATACCACCGCAAAGGGCAATCGGAACCGTATTTGCCGCCAGCGCCAACTCCTCAGGTACATAGATGCAGAATGTGCCCACTATCCTCTTTCCGTTCCTTTTCTCCTCAACCAGCTCTGCCACCCTGGCGCCATGAGCCTCAGCAAGCACCCGGTCAAAATATGCCATCTCCTTAGGACGATTTTTCTGCGCACCCACCGTCTCCTGAAACAGCCGATCGGTTGCCTTAATCATCTCATCATGCAAGGCAACATCCAGCCCCAGTTCCTTTAAAAGCGTGTTATAGTCTGACATCGCCCTGCCCTACTTCTGCCCGATGTAGAAACCCCTGCCCACCTTATGGGCATGCGCTGCATCCCGCCACATATTCACTAAATTCACCGCAAACTGGAAAAGCTCCTCCCCGAAGTTCTGCAGGATTGTCGGCTTCAGTTTCTCCTCAACCATCACCTTGTATTCATCAAAGCAGCGGGCAAACTCATCGGTCTGGTCCTGCGCATCAAGAACCTTGAAACCGGCACGCCTTAAAACCTCCTGCCAGCCTTCAAATGTCTCCATATAGGGGAAAGCCATTGACTCATAAAGCTTGGCAAGCAGGTCATCCTCAACCTTGCCGGTTATCACCCAGTCGGTAAACCCAATCTTACCACCCGGCTTCAAAACCCGGTAGCACTCCCGCGCCAAGAGGTCCTTATCGGTAACATAACACCACGCCTCCTGACCCCAGACGACGTCAAAGGTCTCCTTCTTGAAGGGCATATCCAGGGCATTGCCCTCAACAAAGGTGATAAGGTGGTCAAGACCTGCCGCCTTGGTCCTTTCCCTTGCCTTCTCCAGCATCGTCTTGGTAAAGTCAAGACCTGTTACCCTCACCCCGTATTTCTGGGCAATGTGCCTTGCCGGCGCCCCAAGTGCGCTGCACACATCAAGGACATGCATCCCGGGCTTCAGACCGAGCGCCTTTGCCAAACGGTCGGTTGCCTCTGGTCCACCGGAATGAATCTGCTCACCCATCACCGCCTCCCAGAGCAGACCGCCAGGACCATCATAAACATCCTGGACATCCTTACCGGTATAGTCGTATCTCTTTGCCATTTTTACCTCCTATTGTTTTGGGTTAATAAGGTTAAGGAACGAACCGGACTTTAAACCTCTGACCAGGAGCGCGCCTCTGGTAAAATTCGGGCAGACCACCCGAAAACGGGCGCTCATATCCTGCCTCCTGCCAGAGATTTTTTAGTAGGGATTAGAAAAAGAGCGCCTGACCAATTTTTATGGAGCGAACCGCCCCACATATTGTGCCGGTTCATAGGCACCGCCTCCGGCAGAAAAGGTCAGAACGCATAATTAGATTGTAATTCCCACCCTCTTTTAGTCAAGTTCTGTCTGGATTCTAAAAAGGAAAACCCCACTAAAGATGGCAATGAAAAGGGGAAAGGAGAGCCTCCCGGTGATATCTCAGGAGTTCCTCTGACAGGTTGTCTCAATGGTAATCCGGGACGGCAATCAGGCTATAACCTCAGGCAGGGGTTCTGAGCCTGACTGGCAGAGGAATTAAGAAATCGCCCTAAGTGCGGCAGTAAAAAGGCTCTTAAGGACAGCCATCGCCAGGCATCAGGAGATGCTCTTAAGAGCGTAATGGTAGGGGGTAAAGGAGATAACAATGGGGATGGTGGGAGGGACTGTCCCCGGGACGACCCCTGGGCTGGTCACTGACCGGGCTTTTGGCACATTTTCCTATTTTTGCGTATATGTTTATTTAGTATTCCCCGCGGTTGAAGAAGTAGACTGCGGCAGCGGTGGTGATGATGCTGAATATGAAAAGAAAGCCGAGGTCAAACCATAAAGGGTAAAAGGAAAAACCCAAAACCAGCCTGCGCACGAGGTCAACACCATAGGTCAAAGGG
This genomic interval carries:
- a CDS encoding Omp28-related outer membrane protein yields the protein MRKMYIIAALMLPLALGATQRVMVMEDFTATWCTYCPGAARGAEELKFRAFDSVVVIAYHSSSSDPFYTTTAATRMSYYSVSGYPTMIFDGSNRIVGGLHYGTMYPAYRQVFDSRKSVPSPLDIHLDVTYDSVSRSGTLTIVVRNVSGSSVSGQLHTVLIESHIYYPWQGMDSLHDVERTMLPNAGGEAITIPAGDSVVRTREFTISSNWVAKNCELVVFVQNNSTREIYQGAMTAVIPTPALEFVGYQPVLPMPGGSFELVLGLRNIGSAPAIGVEAVLSSDDQYLTIVSASTTFDTILIGEDVYASAPFVIRVDSSCPSPHLATMVVVISSRLAYGGDIKLFGDPPAASHLPGAYNPGDRSICFCSQPYEFRFLVRAAVGHILCGLCPAGASA
- a CDS encoding acyl-CoA dehydratase activase; translation: MGGGIRTGGIDLGSRTTKLVVVDDGKVVDFRIVDTGTEPLLRAQELLQGRRFDRLVATGYGRHLLRERLGTPVITEIRAHALGAQHLFPDCRTVIDIGGQDSKVIRLENGRQVNFEMNDRCAAGTGRFLEVMATTLGYTLGEFGLAALRADRAAVINSMCTVFSESEVVSLIAKGVDKDSIALGLHESIVNRLLALAGRVGIEKPVVLCGGVARNPCIKTLLEQRLKTKLLVPAEPQIVGALGAALSLREEIL
- a CDS encoding double-cubane-cluster-containing anaerobic reductase, which encodes MSDYNTLLKELGLDVALHDEMIKATDRLFQETVGAQKNRPKEMAYFDRVLAEAHGARVAELVEEKRNGKRIVGTFCIYVPEELALAANTVPIALCGGIQASIPYAERMFPRDICPLVKSTLGLAFSKTCPYAPIKSLAVGETTCDAKKKTWEILAGKVNFHVMEVPQKKEKLDFDLWREAVDDFRRKLEDLSGTKVDSGRLAETIRIMNAKRRALQELAQLRQAEVVPISGVDALVVMQAALNDEPVRFTEAVKRLNQELRERIKNGISVAPGAKRIMMAGCPAVMGNWKVHALVERSGGVIVWDESCTGSRYFEHLVDETAQDLDGQITAIAERYFKISCACFTPNQERIDAIVRRAQEFNVKGVVQYVLQTCHGYNIEAMRVEAALKGIGVPALKVVTDYSEEDTEQLRTRIEAFIEQLA
- a CDS encoding methyltransferase domain-containing protein, coding for MAKRYDYTGKDVQDVYDGPGGLLWEAVMGEQIHSGGPEATDRLAKALGLKPGMHVLDVCSALGAPARHIAQKYGVRVTGLDFTKTMLEKARERTKAAGLDHLITFVEGNALDMPFKKETFDVVWGQEAWCYVTDKDLLARECYRVLKPGGKIGFTDWVITGKVEDDLLAKLYESMAFPYMETFEGWQEVLRRAGFKVLDAQDQTDEFARCFDEYKVMVEEKLKPTILQNFGEELFQFAVNLVNMWRDAAHAHKVGRGFYIGQK